ATAGCTGCGTTGGCCGAGCGCGGTATCGGCAGTGTAGTGATGATAGCACGGGGAGCCGGCGACACGCCCAATCGCTCGCAGCGCTCATACCACGCTGCTGCTTGGGATGATCTTGACGCGGTAATAGACACCTTGCACAGACGCTATCCGCAGCAGCCGCTGGCGGCCTGCGGCTTCTCGCTCAGTGGATCAATCCTGCTCAACTGGTTGGGCCAACGCCCCGACAAAAAGCTCAGCCAGGCAGTGGCAGTATCGGTGCCATTCGATCTCCAGATGTGCGCATACGCCCTCGAACAGGGCATTGGCGTTATATACCAGCAATATCTGTTGCGCAGGCTAAAGCCCCTAGCTGAGCGCAAGTTCAAGCATAGCCCTCAGGCCCCAGTAACTACCCAGCAAATTCGTAATATTCGGCGTCTGCGCGAGTTTGATGACCTAATCACAGCACCTATAAACGGTTTCGCCGACAGTACCGATTATTATCGCCGCGCCAGTTGCCGGCAACGGCTCAAGAGAATAGAACAGCCGACAGCGATTATCCATGCGCTTGATGACCCATTCGTACCCGAAAAGGCAGTCCCCACAGAGGATGAGCTAGGCCCCGGTATCAGTCTGGAACTGACGCAAAAGGGCGGTCATGTAGGCTTCGTTAAAGGTGCCATGCCTGGTTACCATAGCTATTGGTTGGATCAGCGCATCGCGGACTGGATTGAGTACCGTGTGTTACAGTGCGTATCCTCTAAAACCTCCCCTTAACCATAAGCTGCCTCGGGTGGCCTCTAAAATCTTCGCCGGCGCCGCCACCATCCGCCCCGGTGTGGAGGACGCCGTGAATCCATC
This Halorhodospira halochloris DNA region includes the following protein-coding sequences:
- a CDS encoding hydrolase, with translation MTHKVYNNMTRGSFSPAWWLPGCHSQTMFPAVFRRAPQVKLIPEKLELPDGDFLDLMWGPPGKGLALIGHGLGGNERSGYVRGLIAALAERGIGSVVMIARGAGDTPNRSQRSYHAAAWDDLDAVIDTLHRRYPQQPLAACGFSLSGSILLNWLGQRPDKKLSQAVAVSVPFDLQMCAYALEQGIGVIYQQYLLRRLKPLAERKFKHSPQAPVTTQQIRNIRRLREFDDLITAPINGFADSTDYYRRASCRQRLKRIEQPTAIIHALDDPFVPEKAVPTEDELGPGISLELTQKGGHVGFVKGAMPGYHSYWLDQRIADWIEYRVLQCVSSKTSP